Proteins encoded in a region of the Canis lupus familiaris isolate Mischka breed German Shepherd chromosome 1, alternate assembly UU_Cfam_GSD_1.0, whole genome shotgun sequence genome:
- the ERCC1 gene encoding DNA excision repair protein ERCC-1 isoform X1, which yields MDGMGRGEGIRPQKNPGMDGDAVRPPAEPPTRKKFFIPLGEDEAPPVGVKPLFKSTRSLPTVETSVQAAPQTYAEYAISGPPGLAGAPHPTGPEPLTGETPNQASKPGAKSNSIIVSPRQLFLPPQRGNPVLKFVRNVPWEFGDVLPDYVLGQSTCALFLSLRYHNLHPDYIHERLQSLGKSFALRVLLVQVDVKDPQQALKELAKMCILADCTLVLAWSPEEAGRYLETYKAYEQKPADLLMEKLEQDFVSRVTECLTTVKSVNKTDSQTLLTTFGSLEQLMAASREDLALCPGLGPQKARRLFDVLHEPFLKVPR from the exons ATGGACGGGATGGGGCGAGGGGAGGGTATCAG GCCCCAGAAGAACCCTGGGATGGACGGAGACGCAGTGCGGCCCCCCGCCGAGCCACCCACGAGGAAGAAATTCTTCATACCACTGGGCGAGGATGAGGCCCCTCCTGTAGGG GTCAAGCCCTTATTCAAATCCACCCGGAGCCTGCCCACTGTGGAGACCTCGGTTCAGGCAGCCCCTCAGACCTATGCAGAGTATGCCATCTCGGGACCTCCAGGACTGGCTGGAGCTCCACACCCCACCGGGCCAGAACCCCTGACAGGAGAGACCCCCAATCAGGCCTCCAAACCAGGGGCGAAATCCAACAGCATCATTGTGAGCCCCCGCCAG ctcttcctccctccccagaggGGCAACCCTGTGCTGAAGTTTGTGCGGAACGTGCCCTGGGAATTTGGTGACGTGCTTCCCGACTATGTGCTGGGCCAGAGCACCTGTGCCCTGTTCCTCAG CCTCCGCTACCACAATCTCCACCCGGACTACATCCACGAGCGGCTGCAGAGCCTGGGGAAGAGTTTTGCGCTGCGGGTCCTGCTGGTCCAGGTGGACGTG AAAGATCCTCAGCAGGCCCTCAAGGAGCTGGCTAAGATGTGCATCCTGGCCGACTGCACCCTGGTCCTTGCCTGGAG CCCCGAGGAGGCCGGGCGGTACCTGGAGACTTACAAAGCCTATGAGCAGAAGCCGGCCGACCTCCTGATGGAGAAGCTGGAGCAGGATTTCGTCTCCCGG gTGACTGAATGCCTGACCACCGTGAAGTCAGTCAATAAAACAGACAGCCAGACCCTCCTGACAACTTTTGGG TCTCTGGAACAGCTCATGGCTGCATCGAGGGAAGATCTGGCTTTGTGTCCAGGCCTGGGGCCCCAGAAG GCCCGGAGGCTGTTTGATGTCCTACACGAGCCCTTCTTGAAAGTGCCCCGATGA
- the ERCC1 gene encoding DNA excision repair protein ERCC-1 isoform X2, with product MDGMGRGEGIRPQKNPGMDGDAVRPPAEPPTRKKFFIPLGEDEAPPVGVKPLFKSTRSLPTVETSVQAAPQTYAEYAISGPPGLAGAPHPTGPEPLTGETPNQASKPGAKSNSIIVSPRQRGNPVLKFVRNVPWEFGDVLPDYVLGQSTCALFLSLRYHNLHPDYIHERLQSLGKSFALRVLLVQVDVKDPQQALKELAKMCILADCTLVLAWSPEEAGRYLETYKAYEQKPADLLMEKLEQDFVSRVTECLTTVKSVNKTDSQTLLTTFGSLEQLMAASREDLALCPGLGPQKARRLFDVLHEPFLKVPR from the exons ATGGACGGGATGGGGCGAGGGGAGGGTATCAG GCCCCAGAAGAACCCTGGGATGGACGGAGACGCAGTGCGGCCCCCCGCCGAGCCACCCACGAGGAAGAAATTCTTCATACCACTGGGCGAGGATGAGGCCCCTCCTGTAGGG GTCAAGCCCTTATTCAAATCCACCCGGAGCCTGCCCACTGTGGAGACCTCGGTTCAGGCAGCCCCTCAGACCTATGCAGAGTATGCCATCTCGGGACCTCCAGGACTGGCTGGAGCTCCACACCCCACCGGGCCAGAACCCCTGACAGGAGAGACCCCCAATCAGGCCTCCAAACCAGGGGCGAAATCCAACAGCATCATTGTGAGCCCCCGCCAG aggGGCAACCCTGTGCTGAAGTTTGTGCGGAACGTGCCCTGGGAATTTGGTGACGTGCTTCCCGACTATGTGCTGGGCCAGAGCACCTGTGCCCTGTTCCTCAG CCTCCGCTACCACAATCTCCACCCGGACTACATCCACGAGCGGCTGCAGAGCCTGGGGAAGAGTTTTGCGCTGCGGGTCCTGCTGGTCCAGGTGGACGTG AAAGATCCTCAGCAGGCCCTCAAGGAGCTGGCTAAGATGTGCATCCTGGCCGACTGCACCCTGGTCCTTGCCTGGAG CCCCGAGGAGGCCGGGCGGTACCTGGAGACTTACAAAGCCTATGAGCAGAAGCCGGCCGACCTCCTGATGGAGAAGCTGGAGCAGGATTTCGTCTCCCGG gTGACTGAATGCCTGACCACCGTGAAGTCAGTCAATAAAACAGACAGCCAGACCCTCCTGACAACTTTTGGG TCTCTGGAACAGCTCATGGCTGCATCGAGGGAAGATCTGGCTTTGTGTCCAGGCCTGGGGCCCCAGAAG GCCCGGAGGCTGTTTGATGTCCTACACGAGCCCTTCTTGAAAGTGCCCCGATGA
- the ERCC1 gene encoding DNA excision repair protein ERCC-1 isoform X3 has product MDGDAVRPPAEPPTRKKFFIPLGEDEAPPVGVKPLFKSTRSLPTVETSVQAAPQTYAEYAISGPPGLAGAPHPTGPEPLTGETPNQASKPGAKSNSIIVSPRQLFLPPQRGNPVLKFVRNVPWEFGDVLPDYVLGQSTCALFLSLRYHNLHPDYIHERLQSLGKSFALRVLLVQVDVKDPQQALKELAKMCILADCTLVLAWSPEEAGRYLETYKAYEQKPADLLMEKLEQDFVSRVTECLTTVKSVNKTDSQTLLTTFGSLEQLMAASREDLALCPGLGPQKARRLFDVLHEPFLKVPR; this is encoded by the exons ATGGACGGAGACGCAGTGCGGCCCCCCGCCGAGCCACCCACGAGGAAGAAATTCTTCATACCACTGGGCGAGGATGAGGCCCCTCCTGTAGGG GTCAAGCCCTTATTCAAATCCACCCGGAGCCTGCCCACTGTGGAGACCTCGGTTCAGGCAGCCCCTCAGACCTATGCAGAGTATGCCATCTCGGGACCTCCAGGACTGGCTGGAGCTCCACACCCCACCGGGCCAGAACCCCTGACAGGAGAGACCCCCAATCAGGCCTCCAAACCAGGGGCGAAATCCAACAGCATCATTGTGAGCCCCCGCCAG ctcttcctccctccccagaggGGCAACCCTGTGCTGAAGTTTGTGCGGAACGTGCCCTGGGAATTTGGTGACGTGCTTCCCGACTATGTGCTGGGCCAGAGCACCTGTGCCCTGTTCCTCAG CCTCCGCTACCACAATCTCCACCCGGACTACATCCACGAGCGGCTGCAGAGCCTGGGGAAGAGTTTTGCGCTGCGGGTCCTGCTGGTCCAGGTGGACGTG AAAGATCCTCAGCAGGCCCTCAAGGAGCTGGCTAAGATGTGCATCCTGGCCGACTGCACCCTGGTCCTTGCCTGGAG CCCCGAGGAGGCCGGGCGGTACCTGGAGACTTACAAAGCCTATGAGCAGAAGCCGGCCGACCTCCTGATGGAGAAGCTGGAGCAGGATTTCGTCTCCCGG gTGACTGAATGCCTGACCACCGTGAAGTCAGTCAATAAAACAGACAGCCAGACCCTCCTGACAACTTTTGGG TCTCTGGAACAGCTCATGGCTGCATCGAGGGAAGATCTGGCTTTGTGTCCAGGCCTGGGGCCCCAGAAG GCCCGGAGGCTGTTTGATGTCCTACACGAGCCCTTCTTGAAAGTGCCCCGATGA
- the ERCC1 gene encoding DNA excision repair protein ERCC-1 isoform X4, translating into MDGDAVRPPAEPPTRKKFFIPLGEDEAPPVGVKPLFKSTRSLPTVETSVQAAPQTYAEYAISGPPGLAGAPHPTGPEPLTGETPNQASKPGAKSNSIIVSPRQRGNPVLKFVRNVPWEFGDVLPDYVLGQSTCALFLSLRYHNLHPDYIHERLQSLGKSFALRVLLVQVDVKDPQQALKELAKMCILADCTLVLAWSPEEAGRYLETYKAYEQKPADLLMEKLEQDFVSRVTECLTTVKSVNKTDSQTLLTTFGSLEQLMAASREDLALCPGLGPQKARRLFDVLHEPFLKVPR; encoded by the exons ATGGACGGAGACGCAGTGCGGCCCCCCGCCGAGCCACCCACGAGGAAGAAATTCTTCATACCACTGGGCGAGGATGAGGCCCCTCCTGTAGGG GTCAAGCCCTTATTCAAATCCACCCGGAGCCTGCCCACTGTGGAGACCTCGGTTCAGGCAGCCCCTCAGACCTATGCAGAGTATGCCATCTCGGGACCTCCAGGACTGGCTGGAGCTCCACACCCCACCGGGCCAGAACCCCTGACAGGAGAGACCCCCAATCAGGCCTCCAAACCAGGGGCGAAATCCAACAGCATCATTGTGAGCCCCCGCCAG aggGGCAACCCTGTGCTGAAGTTTGTGCGGAACGTGCCCTGGGAATTTGGTGACGTGCTTCCCGACTATGTGCTGGGCCAGAGCACCTGTGCCCTGTTCCTCAG CCTCCGCTACCACAATCTCCACCCGGACTACATCCACGAGCGGCTGCAGAGCCTGGGGAAGAGTTTTGCGCTGCGGGTCCTGCTGGTCCAGGTGGACGTG AAAGATCCTCAGCAGGCCCTCAAGGAGCTGGCTAAGATGTGCATCCTGGCCGACTGCACCCTGGTCCTTGCCTGGAG CCCCGAGGAGGCCGGGCGGTACCTGGAGACTTACAAAGCCTATGAGCAGAAGCCGGCCGACCTCCTGATGGAGAAGCTGGAGCAGGATTTCGTCTCCCGG gTGACTGAATGCCTGACCACCGTGAAGTCAGTCAATAAAACAGACAGCCAGACCCTCCTGACAACTTTTGGG TCTCTGGAACAGCTCATGGCTGCATCGAGGGAAGATCTGGCTTTGTGTCCAGGCCTGGGGCCCCAGAAG GCCCGGAGGCTGTTTGATGTCCTACACGAGCCCTTCTTGAAAGTGCCCCGATGA
- the POLR1G gene encoding DNA-directed RNA polymerase I subunit RPA34 — MAGTPAGGAAPFSCPSNFTATSPASEPTRFSLEALKDPDTELWLIQAPVDFVPDCLNGRLVPLSGSQIVKGKLAGKRRRYRVLRSSGPQAEEAILLAPSEEAAGGLTCAPAPQGSLRIFDSPPEPSSGTLLQPIPASPPPQIPPGLRPRFCAFGGNLPVTGPGSVLTLNSPASRKRKKKMHMSEASVAQEAVNGLGALEVDTVLGSPDTEVRKKKKKQEPKELEVLKPAAAEAPPEMSEPLVAPFPSPAKKRKKKPKEAEMVEPEEQTPEPEEKTAELELMVKTEPLEEPILSPTRKRKRQKGTEGRESGEGIPGESLLQLKVEPEEEAIPLPSSKKKKKKEKGYKVMMEPGTEAAEPEMGLLEPLGEMTEPEPLQEAGLQAEAALVPTKKRKKKEKWQNKTVEMLELGAEETEPPMEPKPPGDPEPHTAPAPTKKKRKERGQKAIEPRAETTGPQEGGVVELEVPAEGEPEARADPASTRKRKKQDRGSGVPEITTQEKTLEPSLDLGSAEVAPTGREKKRKKLQQDPV, encoded by the exons ATGGCGGGGACCCCGGCCGGCG GTGCTGCTCCCTTCTCCTGTCCCTCCAACTTTACCGCGACGTCCCCAGCATCAGAACCCACTCGTTTCTCTTTGGAGGCGTTAAAGGACCCAGATACGGAACTGTGGCTTATCCAGGCTCCTGTGGACTTTGTCCCAGACTG cCTCAATGGGCGGCTAGTGCCTCTTTCAGGCTCCCAGATTGTGAAGGGCAAGTTGGCAGGCAAGCGGCGCCGCTACCGGGTCCTCAGAAGCAGTGGCCCCCAGGCTGAAGAAGCAATCCTGCTGGCTCCCTCCGAGGAGGCAGCAGGGGGACTCACCTGTGCTCCAGCCCCCCAGGGCAGCCTAAGGATCTTTGATAGTCCCCCAGAACCCTCATCAGGGACCTTGCTGCAGCCCATTCCAGCAAGCCCCCCTCCACAAATCCCCCCTGGCCTGAGGCCTCGGTTCTGTGCCTTTGGAGGTAACCTACCAGTAACAGGGCCTGGATCAGTCTTGACACTGAATTCACCAGCctcaaggaagaggaagaagaagatgcATATGTCAGAGGCCTCAGTTGCCCAGGAGGCAGTGAATGGGCTTGGGGCCCTGGAGGTGGACACAGTCTTGGGGTCCCCAGATACGgaggtgaggaagaagaaaaaaaagcaggagcCAAAAGAACTAGAGGTTTTGAagccagcagcagcagaagcCCCCCCTGAGATGTCGGAACCCCTGGTAGCACCATTCCCGTCTCCCgccaagaagaggaaaaagaagcccAAAGAGGCAGAAATGGTCGAACCAGAAGAGCAGACACCAGAGCCCGAAGAAAAGACAGCGGAGCTGGAACTCATGGTTAAAACAGAGCCCCTGGAAGAGCCAATCCTGTCCCCTACCcggaagaggaagaggcagaaggggaCAGAAGGGAGAGAGTCAGGGGAAGGGATACCAGGTGAGTCTCTGCTGCAGCTGAAGGTGGAGCCAGAGGAGGAAGCCATCCCACTGCCTTCTtcgaagaagaaaaagaagaaagaaaagggatacAAAGTAATGATGGAGCCAGGGACTGAAGCTGCAGAGCCTGAGATGGGACTTCTGGAGCCCCTGGGCGAGATGACGGAGCCTGAGCCACTACAGGAAGCTGGGCTTCAGGCTGAGGCAGCTCTAGTGCCCaccaaaaagaggaagaagaaagaaaaatggcaaaacaaGACAGTGGAGATGTtggagctgggggcagaggagacGGAGCCTCCGATGGAGCCTAAGCCGCCAGGTGACCCTGAGCCTCACACAGCTCCAGCACCCaccaaaaagaagaggaaagaacgGGGGCAGAAAGCAATAGAGCCAAGGGCTGAGACGACTGGCCCACAGGAGGGCGGGGTGGTGGAGCTCGAGGTGCCAGCTGAGGGTGAGCCTGAGGCCAGGGCAGATCCTGCATCcaccaggaagaggaagaagcaagacCGGGGAAGTGGggtccctgagatcacaacccaggAGAAGACGCTGGAGCCATCGCTGGATCTGGGGTCTGCGGAGGTGGCTCCCACAGGACGGGAAAAAAAGCGGAAAAAGCTACAGCAGGATCCTGTGTAG